Proteins from a single region of Oncorhynchus keta strain PuntledgeMale-10-30-2019 chromosome 20, Oket_V2, whole genome shotgun sequence:
- the LOC118399612 gene encoding aurora kinase A and ninein-interacting protein has translation MKTTKAPSQASTQEECGVWLDTVDLKEKAKQRRPLRPISKQLNPLARSGGYSLAVALNFTQTKIQIPVNKQSSISSFFTPQRKVAQKAPASLEPGTPSTSTRCFSTSLRRVNIGSGTKRKHAARLESGAQSTRAQPTTLQMSPEGENAAGCEWDRQSFRERAYWEVSHMPHLKMDRQSEEMEEPDKKRSLSVNSSPPVETDTHEEECSQDQWSACSIPQYSEDLSEPDSEGQCVLTHQELFVGVRPGSAFPESLQSEGGFRAWLGAQDRTSTQKRAVPSHLISQQVEGKENDLPRSMSSPSPNKMSPPLSPVSTHRWTKPHLPSPQIHVLEQSMKRVLEQPLRECEGDTLAMLFTQDSEGFRVIAHRALVSRSPIKDQTNVLASGRDSIFAADKTLLGEELLFTQDSQGNKVIKH, from the exons ATGAAAACCACCAAAGCGCCATCTCAGGCTTCAACACAGGAGGAGTGTGGGGTTTGGCTGGACACTGTAGACCTCAAAGAAAAGGCTAAACAG AGAAGGCCATTGCGACCCATCTCAAAACAACTGAATCCTCTGGCTCGGTCTGGAGGTTACAGCTTAGCAGTGGCGCTGAATTTTACACAAACAAAAATCCAGATTCCTGTAAACAAACAGAGCTCTATATCCTCATTCTTTACCCCACAGCGCAAAG TGGCCCAAAAGGCACCTGCGTCTCTAGAGCCaggtacaccttccacctccaccaGATGTTTCTCAACTTCACTCAGGCGTGTTAACATTGGGAGCGGAACCAAACGGAAACATGCAGCGCGTTTAGAGTCAGGGGCACAGAGTACAAGAGCTCAACCCACCACCCTACAGATGAGCCCGGAGGGAGAGAATGCTGCAGGCTGTGAGTGGGACAGGCAGAGCTTCAGGGAAAGAGCATATTGGGAGGTTTCCCATATGCCCCATCTTAAAATGGATCGTCAGTCTGAGGAGATGGAGGAACCAGACAAAAAGAGAAGTCTCTCTGTGAATTCCTCTCCCCCAGTAGAGACTGATACTCATGAGGAGGAGTGCAGTCAGGACCAATGGAGTGCCTGTAGCATCCCACAGTATAGTGAAGATCTAAGTGAGCCAGATTCTGAGGGGCAGTGTGTTCTGACACACCAGGAACTCTTTGTTGGAGTAAGACCAGGCAGTGCTTTCCCGGAGAGCCTGCAGAGTGAGGGTGGATTCAGGGCTTGGCTGGGTGCACAGGATAGGACATCCACCCAGAAAAGGGCTGTCCCTTCTCATTTGATATCACAGCAggtagaggggaaagagaacGACTTACCACGATCAATGTCTTCGCCATCCCCAAACAAGatgtctcctcctctcagccctgTTTCCACTCACAGATGGACAAAACCACATCTTCCATCACCACAGATACATGTTCTAGAACAGTCCATGAAACGTGTTCTAGAACAACCATtgagagagtgtgagggagaCACTCTTGCCATGCTGTTCACACAGGACTCTGAGGGCTTCAGGGTGATTGCACACCGTGCTCTGGTATCAAGAAGCCCAATAAAGGACCAGACTAATGTATTAGCTAGtggtagagacagtatatttgcTGCTGATAAAACCCTGCTAGGAGAGGAGTTGCTCTTCACCCAAGACTCTCAGGGAAACAAGGTTATCAAACACTGA